In Cotesia glomerata isolate CgM1 linkage group LG3, MPM_Cglom_v2.3, whole genome shotgun sequence, one genomic interval encodes:
- the LOC123260547 gene encoding ypt/Rab-type GTPase Rab7 yields MATVKVTEQKVILCGEYGVGKTSIFRRFANNSFVTSTDRKSTLGLDNIDKEYIVDDRRIKLQLWDTGGMERVASVTSSYYKFAEAAILVFALDNATSFHLLSQHLLDIVTYAENAKIFLCGNKNDIETNDPLVTDAEMEQFCEQCHNLISATYKTSCKTGEGINEMFEDIAQHLVEANRSKMGLHDMDDHFKISYVDEANDPSCLC; encoded by the exons atggcaACTGTTAAAGTAACTGAGCAAAAGGTTATTCTGTGTGGCGAATATGGTGTGGGAAAAACTTCTATTTTTCGAAGGTTCGCTAACAACAGTTTTGTGACAAGTACTGACAGAAAATCCACTCTTGGACTTGATAACATTGACAAAGAGTATATTGTCGACGATCGACGTAtcaaa ctCCAATTATGGGACACGGGAGGCATGGAAAGAGTTGCATCAGTTACCTCAAGTTATTATAAATTCGCAGAAGCTGCTATTCTAGTATTCGCCCTTGATAATGCAACCTCATTTCATCTTTTATCGCAACATTTACTTGATATAGTTACTTACGCTGAAAacgctaaaatatttttatgtggTAATAAAAACGATATCGAAACTAATGATCCTCTTGTTACTGATGCTGAGATGGAACAATTCtg tgaacaatgtcataatttaatatcagcGACTTACAAAACGTCATGTAAAACCGGAGAAGGTATAAATGAAATGTTCGAAGACATAGCTCAACATTTGGTGGAAGCCAATAGATCAAAGATGGGCTTACATGACATGGACGACcacttcaaaatttcataCGTCGACGAAGCCAACGATCCGTCATGCTTGTGCTAA